A genome region from Mycobacterium florentinum includes the following:
- a CDS encoding CHAT domain-containing protein → MSEADRLTLVLRYADLGIATYGSLRVVGQPSRTVTWVVEEPLLLAATEELTDAIPEPHGSESRRDAIERALATGPFANPDTELTVAYILGVLLISAQGWQLLTECVASPRAALFVAPSARLARVPWGLLAVPKSGPSKEELVRARQDAITASGRVAARIPWQLTNIGDHTDGHRLMELVDVLMAVPANIVHAPRTPARWGARQDGPPVLVLDPRVPGQRPDSALGSVLGRPSAETKLAQHFAELMGHRAVLPGVDGAVELFRRQDADRRWLAAMLAQTPSRLLYVGHASSADAQHHHAAQADRAALHLACTAAAPGDADTIGDHRPLTASDLMSLRLPMPPRVALLACGSGGDYRFDEATGLVAAMILGGAQLVTATLWSLPTTAAYRQFAARDGDAADPMAEVVVAVDRAHEAEDAGCAVNRWQREQMRRWRDGDRTANPLYWAALVTFAVDGAR, encoded by the coding sequence ATGAGCGAGGCCGACCGGCTCACCCTCGTCCTGCGCTACGCCGACCTCGGTATCGCCACCTACGGCAGCCTGCGGGTCGTCGGCCAACCGTCGCGCACCGTGACCTGGGTGGTGGAGGAGCCCTTGCTGCTGGCCGCCACCGAAGAACTGACCGACGCCATCCCCGAGCCGCATGGCAGCGAGAGCCGCCGCGACGCCATCGAACGGGCCTTGGCCACCGGCCCTTTCGCGAATCCGGACACCGAGCTCACCGTCGCCTACATCCTGGGCGTGCTGCTGATCTCGGCGCAGGGCTGGCAGCTGTTGACGGAGTGCGTGGCCTCGCCGCGCGCCGCGCTGTTCGTGGCGCCAAGCGCACGGCTGGCCCGTGTCCCGTGGGGGTTGCTGGCGGTGCCGAAATCGGGGCCGAGCAAAGAGGAATTGGTGCGCGCCCGCCAGGACGCGATTACGGCCAGTGGCCGGGTGGCCGCCCGGATCCCATGGCAGCTCACCAATATTGGCGACCACACCGACGGCCATCGGCTGATGGAATTGGTCGACGTGCTGATGGCGGTGCCGGCCAACATCGTGCACGCACCGCGCACACCGGCGCGATGGGGTGCCCGCCAGGATGGCCCACCCGTCCTGGTCCTCGATCCGCGGGTGCCCGGACAACGCCCCGACTCCGCACTCGGCTCGGTACTGGGCAGGCCGTCGGCGGAAACGAAATTGGCACAACACTTTGCCGAATTGATGGGCCACCGCGCGGTGCTCCCCGGAGTCGACGGCGCGGTCGAGCTGTTCCGCCGTCAGGACGCCGACCGCCGCTGGCTGGCCGCAATGCTGGCGCAGACTCCCAGCAGACTGCTCTATGTCGGCCACGCAAGTTCTGCTGATGCACAGCACCATCACGCCGCCCAGGCCGACCGCGCGGCCCTGCACCTGGCCTGTACGGCCGCGGCCCCGGGTGACGCCGACACCATCGGCGATCACCGCCCGCTCACCGCGTCCGACCTGATGTCGCTGCGGCTGCCGATGCCGCCGCGGGTGGCCCTGCTGGCCTGCGGATCGGGCGGCGACTATCGATTCGACGAGGCGACAGGTCTGGTCGCCGCGATGATTCTGGGTGGCGCACAGCTGGTGACCGCCACGCTGTGGTCGCTGCCCACCACCGCCGCGTACCGACAGTTCGCGGCCAGGGACGGCGACGCGGCCGATCCGATGGCCGAGGTGGTGGTCGCCGTCGACCGCGCGCACGAAGCCGAGGACGCGGGGTGCGCGGTGAATCGATGGCAACGCGAACAGATGCGGCGCTGGCGCGACGGAGACCGCACCGCCAACCCGCTGTATTGGGCCGCGCTGGTCACGTTCGCCGTCGACGGCGCACGGTAG
- a CDS encoding SDR family NAD(P)-dependent oxidoreductase produces the protein MRILITGGTGFVGGWTAKAIADAGHSVRFLVRNPDRLHTSVAKLGVDVSDFAVGDIVDRVSVREALQGCDAVVHSAALVATDPRQTNEMLSTNMQGAQNVLGQAVELGLDPIVHVSSFTALFHPNLETLSADLPVVGGADGYGTSKAQVEIYARGLQDAGAPVNITYPGMVLGPPVGNQYGEAGQGVKSLLDLHFVPGRGAAWLIVDARDVAALHAALLEPGRGPRRYMAGGHRVSVSELASMFGEVADTTMVAVPVPDTIIRAAGAILDVATPYLPFNTPFTAAGMQYYTQMPASDDSPSEKELGITYRDPRETVTDTIDALRAAQG, from the coding sequence GTGCGAATTCTGATAACGGGTGGTACTGGATTTGTGGGTGGGTGGACCGCCAAGGCCATCGCCGACGCGGGGCACTCGGTTCGATTCCTGGTGCGCAATCCCGATCGGCTGCACACCTCCGTCGCGAAGCTCGGCGTCGACGTGTCGGATTTTGCCGTCGGGGACATCGTTGATCGCGTCTCGGTGCGCGAAGCCTTGCAGGGCTGCGACGCCGTCGTGCACAGCGCTGCGCTGGTGGCCACCGATCCGCGGCAGACCAACGAGATGCTGAGCACGAATATGCAGGGCGCACAGAACGTGCTCGGTCAAGCCGTCGAACTCGGCCTCGACCCGATCGTGCACGTATCGAGCTTCACCGCGCTGTTTCATCCCAACCTGGAGACGCTGTCGGCGGACTTGCCGGTGGTCGGCGGGGCCGACGGCTACGGAACGTCGAAGGCCCAGGTCGAGATCTACGCCCGCGGTCTGCAGGACGCCGGCGCGCCGGTCAACATCACTTACCCCGGCATGGTCCTCGGCCCGCCGGTCGGCAATCAATACGGTGAAGCCGGCCAGGGGGTGAAGTCGCTGCTGGACCTGCATTTTGTACCCGGGCGAGGAGCGGCCTGGTTGATCGTCGATGCCCGCGACGTGGCCGCGCTGCATGCTGCGCTGCTGGAACCCGGGCGCGGACCGCGACGCTACATGGCCGGCGGCCACCGCGTCTCCGTCAGCGAGCTGGCGAGCATGTTCGGCGAGGTGGCCGACACCACGATGGTCGCCGTGCCGGTTCCCGACACGATAATCCGCGCCGCGGGAGCGATTCTCGACGTCGCGACGCCGTATCTGCCGTTCAACACGCCGTTCACCGCGGCGGGGATGCAGTACTACACGCAGATGCCGGCGTCGGACGATTCGCCAAGCGAGAAGGAGCTGGGCATCACCTACCGGGATCCGCGCG
- a CDS encoding nitroreductase family deazaflavin-dependent oxidoreductase has product MPLPIVDPQRPRTALTRTMTKFARSGPGKFLAQHIAAKTDPWLMRVSHQKVSWGMFAVPSATLHMTGAKTGQPRQAQISYFHDGRNVIAVASNFGGSTHPNWYYNLKAHPECELGGDSFVATEVTEPAEYERLYGLAERLYPGYADYRAATAAVGRHIPVLRLAPRCD; this is encoded by the coding sequence ATGCCGCTACCGATTGTCGACCCGCAACGCCCGCGCACGGCGCTCACGCGCACCATGACGAAGTTCGCTCGCAGCGGGCCGGGAAAGTTTCTCGCACAACACATCGCGGCGAAGACCGATCCGTGGCTGATGCGGGTATCCCACCAGAAAGTGTCCTGGGGAATGTTTGCTGTGCCGTCCGCGACGCTGCACATGACGGGTGCCAAAACCGGGCAGCCGCGTCAGGCCCAAATCTCCTATTTCCACGACGGTCGCAACGTCATCGCCGTCGCCTCCAACTTCGGCGGCAGCACGCACCCGAATTGGTATTACAACCTCAAAGCGCATCCCGAGTGCGAATTGGGCGGGGACAGCTTCGTGGCCACCGAGGTCACCGAGCCCGCCGAGTACGAGCGGCTCTACGGCCTCGCCGAACGGTTGTACCCCGGCTACGCCGACTACCGTGCGGCGACGGCGGCGGTCGGCCGGCACATCCCGGTATTGCGCCTGGCTCCCCGCTGCGATTGA
- a CDS encoding CsbD family protein — protein MSTEDKIKNKIEDLGGQAKEAVGKVTGDDDTKNEGRVDQAKSSLKDAGEKVKDAFKK, from the coding sequence ATGAGCACCGAAGACAAGATCAAGAACAAAATCGAGGATCTCGGCGGCCAGGCCAAGGAAGCCGTCGGCAAGGTCACCGGGGACGACGACACCAAGAACGAGGGCCGCGTGGATCAGGCCAAGTCCAGCCTGAAGGACGCCGGCGAGAAGGTGAAGGACGCCTTCAAGAAGTAG
- a CDS encoding NAD(P)H-dependent amine dehydrogenase family protein has protein sequence MPNNYRVVQWNTGNVGKSSLKSIADNPILELVGCFAWSPDKVGRDAGELVGISPLGVAATNDIDALLALKPDCVVYNPMWINVDELVQILSAGVNVVTTASFITGHNLGDGRDRLLEAAELGGSTIFGSGVSPGFAELLAIVSAMVCNRVDKVTVNEAADTTFYDSPETERPVGFGQPIDHPDLPAMAAKGTAIFGEAVRLVADALGVELDEVKCVAEFAQTTADLEMASWTIPAGHVAGTYISWQGIVNGKTLIDLNVRWRKGQTLEPDWKIEQDGWVIQIDGQPTVTTKVGFLPPPYFEATTLEEFMDLGHIMTAVPAINAIPAVVAAAPGIATYGDLPLTLPRGFAKI, from the coding sequence GTGCCAAACAACTATCGAGTCGTTCAGTGGAACACCGGAAACGTGGGCAAGAGCTCGCTGAAGTCGATCGCGGACAACCCCATCCTGGAACTGGTCGGGTGCTTCGCCTGGTCGCCGGACAAGGTCGGACGTGACGCCGGCGAATTGGTCGGCATCTCCCCGCTCGGGGTCGCGGCGACCAATGACATCGACGCGCTGCTCGCCCTGAAACCGGACTGCGTGGTCTACAACCCGATGTGGATCAACGTCGACGAGCTGGTCCAGATTCTGTCCGCGGGTGTCAACGTGGTGACCACGGCGTCCTTCATCACCGGACACAACCTGGGCGACGGCCGCGACCGGCTGCTCGAGGCCGCCGAGTTGGGCGGTTCGACGATCTTCGGGTCCGGGGTGAGCCCGGGCTTCGCCGAGCTGCTGGCCATCGTCTCGGCGATGGTGTGCAACCGCGTCGACAAGGTCACCGTCAACGAGGCCGCCGACACCACGTTCTACGACTCCCCCGAAACCGAGAGGCCGGTGGGCTTCGGGCAGCCGATCGACCACCCGGACCTGCCGGCGATGGCCGCCAAGGGCACCGCGATCTTCGGCGAGGCTGTGCGGCTGGTGGCCGACGCGCTCGGCGTCGAGCTCGACGAGGTCAAGTGCGTCGCGGAGTTCGCCCAGACCACCGCGGACCTGGAAATGGCGTCCTGGACCATCCCCGCGGGACACGTCGCGGGCACCTACATCAGCTGGCAGGGCATCGTGAACGGCAAGACCCTGATCGACCTGAACGTCCGGTGGCGCAAGGGGCAGACGCTGGAACCCGACTGGAAGATCGAGCAGGACGGCTGGGTCATCCAGATCGACGGTCAGCCGACGGTGACGACCAAGGTCGGCTTCCTGCCGCCGCCGTATTTCGAGGCGACGACGCTCGAGGAGTTCATGGACCTCGGCCACATCATGACCGCGGTGCCCGCCATCAACGCGATTCCCGCCGTGGTCGCCGCGGCACCCGGGATCGCCACCTACGGCGATCTTCCGCTGACCCTGCCGCGCGGCTTCGCGAAGATCTAG
- a CDS encoding cutinase family protein codes for MAAAVLVGGHAPAANADCPDVDLVFARGTSEPPGVGGIGSGFVDALRGQLGGRSLTVYPVNYPASSDFGSPDFPATFIDGIRDASSHIESMAASCPKTREVLGGFSQGAAVAGFVTSSAVPKGVPAASVPAPMPPDIANHVAAVTLFGTPSNQFLEHYGAPDIAIGPLYQPKTLQLCAAGDPICGGGNDGAAHASYVVNGMTGQAASYVASHL; via the coding sequence ATGGCGGCTGCCGTGCTGGTCGGCGGCCACGCCCCGGCGGCAAACGCCGACTGTCCCGACGTCGATTTGGTCTTCGCCCGCGGCACCAGCGAGCCGCCCGGAGTCGGCGGCATCGGTTCCGGCTTCGTCGACGCGCTGCGCGGTCAGCTCGGCGGGCGGAGCCTGACGGTGTACCCGGTGAACTACCCGGCCAGCAGCGACTTCGGCAGCCCCGACTTCCCGGCAACGTTCATCGACGGGATTCGCGACGCCAGCTCGCACATCGAGTCGATGGCGGCCAGCTGCCCCAAGACCCGGGAAGTGCTGGGCGGCTTCTCGCAGGGTGCGGCGGTCGCCGGTTTCGTCACCTCGTCGGCCGTGCCGAAGGGCGTACCCGCCGCTTCCGTCCCGGCGCCGATGCCACCGGACATCGCCAACCACGTCGCCGCCGTCACGCTCTTCGGCACGCCGTCGAATCAATTCCTCGAGCATTACGGCGCGCCGGACATTGCCATCGGCCCGCTGTATCAGCCCAAGACGCTGCAGCTGTGCGCCGCCGGCGATCCGATCTGCGGCGGTGGCAACGACGGCGCGGCACACGCGTCGTATGTCGTGAACGGGATGACGGGCCAAGCCGCGAGCTACGTGGCCAGCCACCTTTAG
- a CDS encoding enoyl-CoA hydratase/isomerase family protein, translated as MEIQTVGPVRVLTLSAGRVNALDVEVLDELTRTFRELQDSGNGPLVITGAGRVFSAGVDLNRVVDGGSDYTDRLVPALSNTFDALFGFPWPTVAAINGAAIAGGCVLACACDRRLIGPEAGIGAAEVRVGVSFPVAALEVMRYACGDRAEEVLLGARTYQGADAITRGLAHRVVADDVVEAAVAEASELAELPIEAYRDTKAQLRAPAVARIRQGGATDADVRQLWGSDETQQRLAAYVESLRRRD; from the coding sequence ATGGAGATCCAGACTGTTGGTCCGGTGCGGGTGTTGACCCTTTCCGCGGGACGCGTCAACGCGCTCGACGTGGAAGTGCTTGACGAGCTGACCCGAACCTTTCGGGAACTGCAGGACTCGGGCAACGGTCCGCTGGTCATCACCGGTGCGGGCCGGGTGTTTTCGGCCGGGGTCGACCTCAACCGCGTCGTCGACGGCGGTAGCGACTACACCGATCGGCTGGTTCCGGCGCTGTCCAACACGTTCGACGCGTTGTTCGGCTTCCCATGGCCGACCGTGGCCGCCATCAACGGTGCCGCGATCGCGGGCGGGTGCGTGCTGGCGTGCGCCTGCGATCGCCGCCTGATCGGTCCGGAAGCCGGGATCGGCGCGGCCGAGGTTCGCGTCGGCGTCTCCTTCCCGGTCGCGGCGCTGGAAGTGATGCGTTATGCCTGCGGGGATCGCGCCGAGGAAGTACTGCTCGGCGCCCGCACCTATCAGGGGGCCGACGCCATCACCCGCGGGCTTGCCCACCGCGTCGTCGCCGACGATGTGGTCGAGGCGGCGGTCGCCGAGGCCTCAGAGCTCGCCGAGCTTCCGATCGAGGCCTATCGCGATACCAAGGCTCAGCTGCGCGCCCCGGCCGTGGCGCGGATCCGGCAGGGTGGCGCTACCGATGCCGACGTGCGCCAGTTGTGGGGATCGGACGAGACGCAGCAGCGCCTTGCCGCCTACGTGGAGAGTCTTCGACGCCGCGACTGA
- a CDS encoding DNA polymerase III subunits gamma/tau, with the protein MALYRKYRPATFAEVVGQQHVTEPLSIALEAGRINHAYLFSGPRGCGKTSSARILARSLNCAQGPTATPCGVCDSCQALAPNAPGSIDVVELDAASHGGVDDTRELRDRAFYAPAQSRYRVFIVDEAHMVTTAGFNALLKIVEEPPEHLIFIFATTEPEKVLPTIRSRTHHYPFRLLPPKTMRSLIGRICEQEGVVVDDAVYPLVIRAGGGSPRDTLSVLDQLVAGADGNHVTYPRALGLLGATDVALIDDAVDALAAGDAAALFGAVESVIDAGHDPRRFATDLLERFRDLIVLQSVPDAISRGVVDAPEDVLDRMRDQAARIGAATLTRYAEVVQAGLGEMRGATAPRLLLEVVCARLLLPSASDAESALLQRIERIETRLTMSIPAAEAAAAPAPAEPAQFTRPSAKPAAKPDPVEARPAEPQPEPVEPEREPIPETVVAPPPDPVPNPEQAPAPEPEPASAPGEPNATAVRSMWSEVRNKVRERSRTTEVMLAGATVRAVEGDTLVLTHESAPLAKRLSEQRNADVIADALKDALGVNWRVRCETGAPTAAPAAAPPPSKAAPPSPPSRRVVPPPPPAEEPPVIDAAAAESAHRDEEERMLAEAGTADPSAPRRDPEEAALELLQNELGARRIDGG; encoded by the coding sequence GTGGCTCTCTACCGCAAGTACCGACCGGCAACCTTCGCCGAAGTGGTGGGGCAGCAGCACGTCACCGAGCCGCTGTCCATCGCCCTGGAAGCCGGCCGGATCAACCACGCGTACCTGTTCTCCGGGCCGCGTGGCTGCGGAAAGACCTCGTCGGCGCGCATCCTGGCCCGGTCGCTGAACTGCGCGCAGGGGCCGACGGCCACCCCGTGCGGAGTGTGCGACTCGTGTCAGGCGTTGGCGCCCAACGCGCCCGGCAGCATCGACGTGGTGGAGCTCGACGCCGCCAGCCACGGCGGCGTGGACGACACCCGCGAGCTGCGCGACCGCGCGTTCTACGCGCCCGCGCAGTCGCGCTACCGGGTGTTCATCGTCGACGAGGCGCACATGGTGACCACCGCCGGGTTCAACGCGCTACTCAAGATCGTCGAGGAACCGCCCGAACACCTCATCTTCATCTTCGCCACCACCGAACCCGAGAAGGTGCTGCCGACGATCCGGTCGCGCACCCATCACTACCCGTTCCGGTTGCTGCCACCGAAGACCATGCGCTCGCTGATCGGGCGGATCTGCGAACAAGAAGGCGTGGTCGTCGACGACGCGGTGTACCCGCTGGTGATCCGCGCCGGCGGTGGTTCGCCCCGCGACACGCTGTCGGTGCTCGACCAGTTGGTCGCCGGCGCCGACGGCAACCACGTCACCTACCCGCGCGCGCTGGGGCTGCTGGGTGCCACCGACGTCGCTCTGATCGACGACGCCGTCGACGCGCTGGCCGCCGGGGATGCCGCAGCACTGTTCGGCGCGGTCGAATCGGTGATCGACGCGGGTCACGACCCACGCCGCTTCGCCACCGACCTGCTGGAGCGATTCCGCGATCTCATTGTGCTGCAATCGGTTCCGGATGCGATAAGCCGTGGCGTCGTGGATGCGCCCGAAGACGTGCTGGACCGCATGCGCGACCAAGCGGCCCGGATCGGCGCGGCGACGCTGACCCGATACGCCGAAGTGGTGCAGGCCGGGCTGGGGGAGATGCGCGGTGCGACCGCGCCCCGGCTGCTGCTCGAAGTGGTCTGCGCGCGGCTGCTGCTGCCCTCGGCCAGCGACGCTGAATCGGCTCTGCTGCAACGGATCGAGCGCATCGAGACCCGGCTGACCATGTCCATTCCCGCGGCCGAGGCCGCAGCGGCGCCCGCGCCGGCCGAACCCGCCCAGTTCACCAGGCCATCGGCCAAGCCGGCCGCCAAGCCCGATCCCGTCGAGGCCAGGCCCGCCGAGCCGCAACCTGAGCCGGTCGAACCGGAGCGTGAGCCGATCCCCGAGACGGTGGTGGCGCCGCCCCCCGATCCGGTGCCGAACCCGGAACAAGCTCCGGCGCCGGAGCCCGAACCAGCTTCTGCCCCAGGAGAACCCAATGCCACTGCGGTGCGCAGCATGTGGTCGGAAGTGCGCAACAAGGTTCGCGAGCGCAGCCGCACCACCGAGGTGATGCTCGCCGGCGCCACCGTGCGCGCCGTGGAGGGCGACACCCTGGTGCTCACGCACGAGTCGGCGCCGTTGGCCAAGCGACTCTCCGAACAGCGCAACGCCGACGTCATCGCCGATGCGCTCAAGGACGCGCTGGGCGTGAACTGGCGGGTCCGTTGCGAGACCGGCGCCCCGACAGCCGCACCGGCCGCCGCGCCGCCCCCCAGCAAGGCAGCCCCGCCGTCGCCTCCCAGCAGGAGAGTTGTGCCACCGCCGCCCCCCGCGGAGGAACCTCCCGTAATCGATGCTGCCGCTGCGGAATCCGCGCACCGCGACGAAGAGGAGCGCATGCTCGCCGAGGCCGGTACCGCGGACCCGTCGGCGCCGCGCCGCGACCCCGAAGAGGCCGCACTGGAGCTGCTCCAGAACGAGCTGGGCGCGCGCCGGATCGACGGCGGCTAG
- the lipL gene encoding esterase/beta-lactamase LipL — MTLLVTDDGLPRGVSGAADPHFANVVKKFAQQFPGRRLGGGALSVYVDGIPVVDVWTGWSDRAGAQPWTADTGAMVFSATKGVASTVIHRLADRGLLSYDDPVAEYWPDFASNGKAEITVRDVLRHRAGLSHLRGVTKTALMDHLEMEERLAAAPVDHLRGVQAYHALTYGWLLSGLARAITGKGMRELIRQEVARPLNTDGLHLGRPPQGSPTLPAQILMPQKRIMPTPVLNFIAPRVANMRYSGALGAMYFPGIMSLMQGDTPFLDGEIPAANGVVTGRALAKMYAVLANDGRIDGKKYLSKELARGLSGQARIKWPDANMVVPMPFHLGYHESPVPGLLRGFGHVGLGGTLGWADPEVGGSFGYVHNRLLTSRVFDMGSFAGLAGPLRSAMEAARHQGPIEVPQLGATYPKPGRRRAAAPARAASGD; from the coding sequence ATGACACTGCTGGTAACGGATGACGGGTTGCCCCGTGGTGTGTCGGGGGCCGCCGATCCGCATTTCGCGAACGTCGTCAAGAAATTTGCCCAGCAGTTTCCGGGCCGGCGGCTCGGCGGGGGAGCGCTGAGCGTCTACGTCGACGGCATTCCCGTCGTCGACGTCTGGACCGGGTGGTCGGACCGGGCCGGCGCGCAACCCTGGACCGCCGACACCGGCGCAATGGTGTTCTCGGCGACCAAGGGTGTGGCCTCGACGGTGATACATCGGCTGGCCGATCGGGGCCTGTTGTCCTACGACGACCCGGTCGCCGAGTACTGGCCCGACTTCGCGTCGAATGGCAAGGCAGAGATCACGGTGCGCGATGTGCTGCGGCATCGAGCCGGGCTTTCCCATCTGCGCGGCGTCACCAAGACGGCTCTGATGGATCACCTGGAGATGGAGGAACGGCTGGCCGCCGCGCCGGTCGATCACCTGCGCGGCGTGCAGGCCTATCACGCGCTGACCTACGGCTGGCTGCTGTCCGGGCTGGCCAGGGCGATCACGGGCAAAGGCATGCGGGAGCTGATCCGCCAGGAGGTCGCTCGCCCGCTCAACACCGACGGCCTGCATCTGGGCCGCCCGCCGCAGGGCTCGCCGACGCTGCCCGCGCAGATCCTGATGCCGCAGAAACGAATCATGCCGACCCCGGTGCTCAACTTCATCGCGCCGCGGGTGGCCAACATGCGGTACTCGGGAGCGCTGGGCGCGATGTATTTCCCCGGCATCATGTCCCTGATGCAGGGCGACACCCCGTTCCTGGACGGCGAGATCCCGGCGGCCAATGGCGTGGTGACCGGCCGGGCGCTGGCCAAGATGTATGCCGTGCTGGCCAACGACGGCCGCATCGACGGCAAGAAGTATCTGTCCAAGGAGTTGGCACGCGGGCTCAGCGGGCAAGCGCGGATCAAGTGGCCCGACGCGAACATGGTGGTGCCCATGCCATTTCACCTCGGCTACCACGAGTCTCCGGTGCCCGGCCTGTTGCGCGGGTTCGGGCACGTGGGTCTGGGCGGCACGCTCGGCTGGGCCGATCCCGAGGTCGGCGGCTCGTTCGGATACGTGCACAACCGGCTGCTGACGTCGCGGGTGTTCGACATGGGGTCGTTCGCCGGGCTGGCCGGCCCGCTGCGCTCCGCGATGGAGGCCGCGCGGCACCAGGGGCCGATCGAGGTGCCGCAGCTCGGCGCGACCTACCCCAAGCCCGGCCGGCGGCGGGCGGCCGCGCCGGCCCGGGCTGCGTCGGGGGACTAG
- a CDS encoding lipoprotein LpqH — protein MKEGTAVKRLLVGAIGTLGVAATVVGCSSGGHTASPVSSTAPSVASGNTGAQVKVGGADLAGVNPASVTCVKQGGKIDIGSGSTGGAQQALAVVMTDASPPTVESLALVVDGNALSVANSMGSKVGSANVAVDGKTYTITGQAQGADLKNPMAGMITKDFSIKVTCG, from the coding sequence ATGAAGGAAGGAACTGCAGTGAAACGTCTTCTCGTGGGCGCAATCGGAACCCTTGGCGTGGCAGCGACCGTCGTGGGCTGCTCGAGCGGCGGCCACACAGCCAGCCCGGTGTCGAGCACCGCCCCCAGCGTCGCCTCCGGCAACACCGGCGCTCAGGTCAAGGTCGGCGGCGCCGACTTGGCCGGCGTCAACCCGGCGTCGGTGACGTGTGTGAAGCAGGGCGGCAAGATCGACATCGGTAGCGGGTCCACCGGTGGCGCCCAGCAGGCGCTGGCCGTCGTGATGACCGACGCGAGCCCTCCGACGGTCGAGTCGCTGGCCCTGGTCGTGGACGGGAACGCCCTGTCGGTCGCCAACAGCATGGGCAGCAAGGTCGGGTCGGCCAACGTGGCGGTGGACGGCAAGACCTACACGATCACCGGTCAGGCGCAGGGCGCCGATCTGAAAAACCCGATGGCCGGCATGATCACCAAGGACTTCAGCATCAAGGTGACGTGCGGTTAA
- a CDS encoding aminotransferase class I/II-fold pyridoxal phosphate-dependent enzyme: MAFDSLSPEELTALHSRNQQDYAELQAKKLHLDLTRGKPAPEQLDLSNQLLSLPGDDFRDAEGTDTRNYGGLHGLPGLRAIFGELLGIAVPNLIAGNNSSLELMHDLVAFSMLYGGVDSQRPWKDEPSIKFLCPAPGYDRHFAITETMGIEMILVPMRDDGPDVDMIEELVAVDPAIKGMWTVPVFGNPTGVTYSWETVRRLVQMRTAAPDFRLFWDNAYAVHTLTHDFLSQIDILGLAAAAGNPNRPYVFASTSKITFAGAGVSFLGGSLGNIAWYLQYAGKKSIGPDKINQLRHLRFFGDADGVRLHMLRHQQILAPKFALTLEILEQRLGDSKIASWTEPKGGYFISLDVWPGTARRTVALAKDAGIAVTEAGATFPYRKDPEDKNIRIAPTFPSLPDLRDAVDGLATCALLAASEARLGAAAPSVN, from the coding sequence GTGGCGTTCGATTCCCTCAGCCCCGAAGAGCTCACCGCATTGCACTCCCGCAACCAGCAGGACTATGCGGAGCTGCAGGCCAAGAAGCTGCACTTGGATCTGACCCGCGGCAAACCCGCCCCGGAGCAGCTCGACCTGTCCAATCAGCTGCTGAGCCTGCCCGGTGACGACTTCCGCGACGCCGAGGGGACCGACACCCGCAACTACGGCGGCCTGCACGGCCTGCCCGGACTGCGGGCCATCTTCGGGGAGTTGCTGGGCATCGCAGTGCCCAACCTGATCGCCGGCAACAACTCCAGCCTCGAGCTGATGCACGACCTGGTTGCCTTTTCGATGCTGTACGGCGGCGTGGACTCGCAGCGGCCCTGGAAGGACGAGCCGAGCATCAAGTTCCTGTGCCCGGCTCCCGGCTACGACCGGCACTTCGCCATCACCGAGACCATGGGCATCGAGATGATCCTGGTCCCGATGCGCGACGACGGCCCGGACGTCGACATGATCGAGGAACTGGTCGCCGTCGACCCGGCGATCAAGGGGATGTGGACGGTGCCGGTGTTCGGCAACCCCACCGGTGTGACGTACTCGTGGGAGACCGTGCGCCGGCTGGTGCAGATGCGGACGGCCGCCCCCGACTTCCGGCTGTTCTGGGACAACGCCTACGCGGTGCACACCCTGACGCACGACTTCCTGAGTCAGATCGACATCCTCGGGCTGGCCGCCGCGGCCGGCAACCCGAACCGGCCGTACGTCTTTGCGTCCACCTCGAAGATCACCTTCGCCGGCGCGGGCGTCAGCTTCCTGGGCGGGTCGCTCGGCAACATCGCCTGGTACCTGCAGTACGCCGGGAAGAAGTCGATCGGCCCCGACAAGATCAACCAGCTGCGGCACCTGCGCTTCTTCGGCGACGCCGACGGGGTCCGCCTGCACATGCTGCGACACCAGCAGATCCTGGCCCCGAAGTTCGCCCTCACACTGGAGATTCTCGAGCAGCGGCTGGGCGACTCGAAGATCGCGTCCTGGACCGAGCCCAAGGGCGGCTACTTCATCAGCCTCGACGTGTGGCCGGGCACCGCGCGCCGGACCGTCGCGCTGGCCAAGGACGCGGGTATCGCCGTCACCGAGGCGGGTGCGACGTTCCCGTACCGCAAGGATCCGGAAGACAAGAACATCCGGATCGCGCCTACCTTCCCGTCGCTGCCGGACCTGCGCGACGCGGTCGACGGGCTGGCGACCTGCGCGCTGCTCGCGGCCTCCGAGGCCCGGCTGGGTGCTGCGGCTCCGAGTGTGAACTGA